From a region of the Suncus etruscus isolate mSunEtr1 chromosome 11, mSunEtr1.pri.cur, whole genome shotgun sequence genome:
- the PHLDA1 gene encoding pleckstrin homology-like domain family A member 1: protein MPGSCTQGSRGNARGKARGPVKTGKGEERRAEVDRRGALLLQQCPSRKIEKRGTEERPGQSRRLRPCSPRNLAPRPRRRGGAMWLWLWKWPWGQCQRLWGIPGHSARSPGTYQELRQSSAPRRRGPGQRRTMDPEPSAEPGAQTDHSGVRVPASAPRGSSSGWAAGGGAGAHGGRASRGRLFRRATRGGGRGGPLKSTAGRLARCPFAERSPDRPHAPDAPDCLLQLRLRLLRALRAGTGVGTLQTGDHGGTPGITPYAERMLESSGGCRALKEGVLEKRSDGLLQLWKKKCCILTEEGLLLIPHKQLPSHQQQPQQQQQQQQQPQQPQQQPQQPPQPAGPEQPLKLKELHFANMKTVDCVERKGKYMYFTVVMAEGKEIDFRCPQDQGWNAEITLRMVQYKNRQAILAVKSTRQKQQHLVQQPPPPPPPPPQLPLHPCPHPCAHAHPHPHPHLQPRAHLPHPHSHPLSHPPPGPPQPPLGPRFLRSASNSA from the exons ATGCCGGGGAGCTGTACACAAGGCTCCAGAGGTAATGCAAGAGGGAAAGCCAGGGGCCCAGTGAAGAcgggaaagggagaggagaggagggccgAAGTGGACCGGAGGGGAGCGCTATTGCTCCAACAGTGTCCCAGCCGCAAGATTGAGAAGAGGGGGACAGAGGAGCGTCCAGGACAGTCCAGGCGGCTGCGGCCGTGCTCACCCCGCAACTTGGCCCCGAGACCCCGGCGGCGGGGTGGGGCgatgtggctgtggctgtggaaGTGGCCGTGGGGACAATGTCAGAGACTCTGGGGCATTCCCGGGCACTCTGCGCGCTCCCCGGGCACCTATCAGGAGCTAAGACAGAGCAGCGCGCCCCGCCGACGGGGACCTGGACAGAGGCGGACGATGGACCCGGAGCCCTCTGCGGAGCCTGGAGCGCAAACGGACCACTCCGGGGTTCGGGTCCCCGCCTCTGCGCCCAGGGGGAGCAGCAGCGGCTGGGCGGCGGGAGGCGGAGCCGGGGCGCACGGGGGCAGGGCGAGTCGGGGCCGCCTTTTCCGCCGGGCGACGCGGGGCGGTGGGCGGGGTGGCCCTTTGAAAAGCACCGCCGGCAGGCTCGCCCGGTGCCCTTTCGCCGAGCGCTCCCCGGACCGGCCGCACGCGCCCGACGCGCCCGACTGTCTCCTCCAGCTGCGCCTTCGCCTTTTGCGCGCGCTCCGGGCCGGGACCGGTGTCGGGACCCTGCAGACGGGCGACCACGGCGGGACCCCCGGGATCACCCCGTATGCCGAGAGGATGCTGGAGAGTAGCGGCGGCTGCAGGGCGCTGAAGGAGGGCGTGCTGGAGAAGCGCAGCGACGGGCTGCTGCAGCTTTGGAAGAAAAAGTGCTGCATCCTCACGGAGGAGGGTTTGCTGCTTATCCCGCACAAGCAGCTGCCGTCGCATCAGCAACagccacagcagcagcagcagcagcaacaacagccacagcagccgcagcagcagccgcagcagc CGCCCCAGCCCGCGGGCCCCGAGCAGCCTCTCAAGCTCAAGGAGCTGCACTTCGCCAACATGAAGACGGTGGACTGCGTGGAGCGCAAGGGCAAGTACATGTACTTCACCGTGGTCATGGCCGAGGGCAAGGAGATCGACTTCCGCTGCCCGCAGGACCAGGGCTGGAACGCCGAGATCACCCTGCGCATGGTGCAGTACAAGAACCGCCAGGCCATCCTGGCCGTCAAGTCCACGCGCCAGAAGCAGCAGCATCTGGTCCagcagccgccgccgcccccgccgccgcccccgcaGTTGCCGCTGCACCCCTGCCCGCACCCTTGCGCGCACGCACACCCGCACCCGCACCCGCACCTTCAGCCGCGCGCGCACCTCCCGCACCCGCATTCGCACCCGCTTTCGCACCCACCGCCAGGACCACCGCAGCCTCCGCTCGGACCCCGGTTCCTGCGCAGCGCCTCCAACTCGGCCTGA
- the NAP1L1 gene encoding nucleosome assembly protein 1-like 1 isoform X2 has protein sequence MADIDNLPRVVKRRVNALKNLQVKCAQIEAKFYEEVHDLERKYAVLYQPLFDKRFEIINAIYEPTEEECEWKPDEEDEIAEEMKDKVTIEDEKKDEEKEDPKGIPEFWLTVFKNVDLLSDMVQEHDEPILKHLKDIKVKFSDAGQPMSFVLEFHFDPNDYFTNEVLTKTYRMRSEPDDSDPFSFDGPEIMGCTGCQIDWKKGKNVTLKTIKKKQKHKGRGTVRTVTKTVSNDSFFNFFAPPEVPESGDLDDDAEAILAADFEIGHFLRERIIPRSVLYFTGEAIEDDDDDYDEEGEEADEGYQLFEEVKSCSKLFQRWLQ, from the exons CTTGCCTCGGGTAGTTAAAAGGCGAGTAAATGCTCTCAAAAACCTTCAAGTTAAATGTGCACAGATAGAAGCCAAATTCTATGAGGAAGTTCATGATCTTGAAAGAAAGTATGCTGTTCTCTATCAGCCTCTATTTGATAAG CGATTTGAGATCATTAACGCAATTTATGAACCTACGGAAGAAGAATGTGAATGGAAACCAGATGAGGAGGATGAAATAGCG GAGGAGATGAAAGACAAGGTCACAATTGAAGAtgagaaaaaagatgaagaaaaagaagacccTAAGGGAATTCCTGAATTTTGGCTAACTGTTTTTAAGAATGTTGACTTGCTCAGTGATATGGTTCAG GAACATGATGAACCTATTCTGAAGCATTTGAAAGATATTAAAGTGAAGTTCTCAGATGCTGGCCAGCCTATG agtTTTGTCTTAGAATTTCACTTTGACCCCAATGACTATTTCACAAATGAAGTACTGACAAAGACATATCGGATGAGGTCGGAACCAGATGATTCCGATCCCTTTTCTTTCGATGGGCCAGAAATTATGGGCTGTACTGG GTGCCAGATAGattggaaaaaaggaaagaatgttaCTTTGAAAACGATtaaaaagaagcagaaacacAAGGGACGTGGGACAGTTCGTACCGTGACCAAGACAGTTTCCAATgactctttctttaatttttttgctccCCCTGAAG TTCCTGAGAGTGGAGATCTG GATGATGATGCTGAAGCTATCCTGGCTGCAGACTTTGAAATTGGTCACTTTTTACGTGAGCGTATAATTCCAAGATCAGTGTTATACTTTACTGGAGAAGCTattgaagatgatgatgatgat TATGATGAAGAAGGTGAAGAAGCAGATGAG GGTTATCAGCTCTTTGAAGAAGTCAAAAGCTGCAGTAAACTTTTCCAACGTTGGCTGCAGTAG